A window of Panicum virgatum strain AP13 chromosome 8K, P.virgatum_v5, whole genome shotgun sequence contains these coding sequences:
- the LOC120643702 gene encoding alpha-amylase/trypsin inhibitor-like encodes MASVHLLPLVVVVLLAAAADAATFTVSNNCPYTVWAAAVPGGGKQLDNGQTWSIDVPAGTTGGRVWARTGCSFDGSGNGRCQTGDCGGVLRCTQYGQPPNTLAEFGLNQFQGQDFIDISLVDGFNVPMDFLPAGGGSGCPKGGPRCDADVTAQCPAALRAPGGCDNPCTVFKTDEYCCTGSAANSCGPTDYSRFFKGLCPDAYSYPKDDDTSTYTCPGGTNYNVVFCP; translated from the coding sequence ATGGCTTCCGTCCACCTCCTcccgctcgtcgtcgtcgtcctcctcgcggCCGCTGCCGACGCGGCCACCTTCACCGTGAGCAACAACTGCCCGTACACCGTGTGGGCGGCGGCTGTGCCGGGCGGCGGGAAGCAGCTGGACAACGGGCAGACGTGGAGCATCGACGTGCCGGCGGGGACAACGGGCGGCCGCGTGTGGGCGCGCACGGGCTGCTCCTTCGACGGCAGCGGCAACGGGCGGTGCCAGACGGGGGACTGCGGCGGCGTGCTGCGGTGCACGCAGTACGGGCAGCCGCCCAACACGCTGGCCGAGTTCGGGCTGAACCAGTTCCAAGGGCAGGACTTCATCGACATCTCCCTGGTGGACGGCTTCAACGTGCCCATGGACTTcctgcccgccggcggcggctccgggtGCCCCAAGGGCGGGCCACGGTGCGACGCCGATGTCACGGCGCAGTGCCCCGCCGCGCTGCGGGCCCCCGGCGGCTGCGACAACCCGTGCACCGTGTTTAAGACCGACGAGTACTGCTGCACCGGCTCGGCGGCCAACAGCTGCGGGCCGACGGACTACTCCAGGTTCTTCAAGGGGCTGTGCCCGGACGCCTACAGCTACCCCAAGGACGACGACACCAGCACCTACACTTGCCCCGGCGGCACCAATTACAACGTCGTCTTCTGCCCATGA